The Salinibacterium sp. M195 genome includes a window with the following:
- a CDS encoding DMT family transporter, with translation MLPTNPQKRHRAVAGIFAAVVAGALTATQSRINGQLAVELQDSTLAAFISFSLGLVILTLIVPFVPSARAGFRTLRTQVVSKKLPWWYLSGGAFGAFFVLSQGLAATALGVALFTVAAVASQTISSAIIDRVGIGSLPKRPVTILRVSASVLAIGAVLYSGLSDFHLDGPFLLVLLPLSAGFGIGWQQAINGHVRHVTRSPLTATYVNFVVGTTALAVAAISYGFVGGWQHQFPTDPILYVGGAIGVIFILVAAILVPITGVLFFALGTIAGQLLGALALEVFLPLDNEGVAPTTVIGVVLTLVAVVIASLSGKRPPKTLLSN, from the coding sequence ATGCTTCCTACCAACCCGCAAAAACGTCATCGCGCCGTGGCGGGAATCTTCGCTGCAGTCGTCGCAGGGGCCCTGACGGCGACCCAAAGTCGCATCAATGGTCAGCTGGCCGTAGAGCTGCAAGACTCAACGCTCGCCGCCTTCATTTCGTTCAGCCTGGGCCTCGTGATTCTCACGCTGATAGTGCCGTTTGTGCCATCGGCTCGCGCCGGTTTTCGTACCCTCCGCACCCAAGTTGTGAGCAAAAAACTTCCCTGGTGGTACCTCAGCGGAGGGGCATTCGGCGCATTTTTTGTGCTCAGCCAGGGGCTCGCCGCCACAGCGCTTGGCGTCGCGCTATTCACTGTCGCCGCTGTTGCGAGTCAAACAATCAGTTCTGCGATAATCGATCGAGTCGGAATCGGAAGCCTGCCTAAGCGCCCCGTAACAATCCTCCGAGTTTCCGCATCAGTGCTCGCCATTGGCGCGGTGCTTTATTCGGGGCTTTCTGATTTTCACCTCGATGGCCCGTTTTTGCTCGTATTGCTGCCGCTCTCGGCCGGATTCGGCATCGGATGGCAGCAAGCCATAAACGGTCACGTGCGCCATGTGACCCGATCGCCGCTTACCGCTACCTACGTCAACTTTGTCGTGGGAACCACAGCTCTCGCCGTTGCCGCAATCTCGTATGGATTCGTCGGTGGCTGGCAACATCAGTTCCCGACCGATCCCATCCTGTATGTCGGCGGAGCAATCGGTGTGATCTTCATCCTCGTCGCCGCAATATTGGTGCCGATTACCGGGGTGTTGTTTTTCGCACTGGGCACCATTGCCGGCCAACTTCTCGGCGCGCTCGCGCTCGAAGTGTTCTTACCCCTAGACAACGAAGGGGTGGCACCGACCACCGTAATCGGTGTGGTGCTCACCCTCGTCGCCGTCGTGATCGCCTCGCTCTCAGGCAAGCGACCGCCTAAGACTTTGCTCTCGAACTAG
- the msrB gene encoding peptide-methionine (R)-S-oxide reductase MsrB, with the protein MTYKVNKTEEQWREELGLKYSVLREAGTDRPWSGALLDEKREGTYRCGACQAELFKSGTKFDSGSGWPSFYEAINPDAVELREDRSLGMLRTEVLCATCGSHLGHLFDDANQTPTGDRFCLNSSSLEFDEKD; encoded by the coding sequence ATGACGTACAAGGTGAATAAGACAGAAGAGCAGTGGCGCGAAGAACTTGGACTCAAGTATTCGGTTCTGCGCGAAGCTGGCACTGATCGCCCCTGGTCTGGCGCACTTCTCGACGAAAAGCGTGAGGGAACGTACCGCTGTGGCGCTTGTCAGGCCGAGCTGTTCAAGAGCGGCACCAAATTTGATTCTGGTTCGGGATGGCCAAGCTTCTACGAAGCGATCAACCCGGATGCTGTGGAGCTTCGCGAAGACCGCTCACTCGGCATGTTGCGCACCGAAGTTCTGTGCGCAACCTGTGGTTCGCACTTGGGTCACCTCTTTGACGATGCCAACCAGACTCCGACCGGTGACCGCTTCTGCCTGAACTCAAGCTCGCTGGAGTTCGACGAGAAGGACTAG
- a CDS encoding GNAT family N-acetyltransferase has translation MLNDSVIAKSWGELTTTELYSIMKLRTDVFFVEQKVDEEELDNRDQEDTTGHYWIVDDRGVAAYIRVLYNDTAEYLDGHRVIGRVVVRGDRRGEGLAQIIMKRIVDDFSDEAMLLHAQEYIVPLYAKFGFESFGELYEEAAIMHQSMYRAAQ, from the coding sequence GTGCTGAATGATTCCGTGATCGCCAAGTCTTGGGGCGAATTAACAACAACCGAGCTCTACTCGATCATGAAACTGCGCACAGACGTGTTTTTTGTTGAGCAAAAAGTCGACGAAGAAGAACTCGACAACCGCGACCAGGAAGACACCACCGGGCATTACTGGATCGTCGACGACCGCGGTGTCGCGGCCTATATCCGCGTTCTCTATAACGACACCGCCGAATACTTGGACGGCCACCGCGTGATCGGACGAGTTGTTGTCCGCGGAGACCGCCGTGGTGAAGGGCTCGCCCAGATCATCATGAAGCGCATCGTCGATGACTTCTCCGACGAAGCAATGCTGCTGCACGCGCAGGAGTACATTGTGCCGCTCTATGCAAAATTCGGCTTCGAATCATTCGGTGAGCTCTATGAAGAAGCCGCCATCATGCACCAATCCATGTATCGGGCGGCACAGTAA
- a CDS encoding HtaA domain-containing protein, which produces MRRLNVCVLGPAALIITAIAIALTPMTSNAAEPVAGSRLPALESSTSASADDATCEISDAAITWGIKESLRSYISGTIANGEWAVSDGATYETPNFGWSTGSGVLDAGEGVIAFDGALRFTGHDGILDTTLSSLELSFDGSTTAHLIFDVSGTTQDGNPVDETGVEFADINIAGIAVTDGRATLNDAPVVLTETGSAAFGTYPAGEALDPITVNFSATESCMPAPKEAVTALARNTAVIVTVGVVVAAGGLVFYVARRRGTKREPTTK; this is translated from the coding sequence ATGCGAAGGCTCAACGTCTGTGTGCTGGGGCCAGCAGCCCTCATCATTACCGCCATCGCGATCGCACTTACGCCCATGACCAGCAATGCCGCCGAACCGGTGGCGGGGTCGCGGCTGCCCGCACTCGAATCCAGCACCAGCGCTAGCGCCGATGACGCTACCTGCGAGATTTCGGATGCCGCTATCACCTGGGGAATCAAAGAGTCGCTGCGGTCCTACATCAGTGGCACCATCGCCAACGGAGAATGGGCTGTCAGCGACGGTGCCACCTACGAAACCCCCAACTTCGGATGGTCAACAGGCTCTGGCGTATTGGATGCCGGTGAGGGAGTAATCGCGTTTGACGGCGCGCTCCGCTTCACCGGGCACGATGGCATTCTCGACACCACACTCAGCAGTCTTGAGTTATCTTTCGACGGCAGCACAACCGCGCACCTCATCTTTGACGTCTCAGGAACGACGCAAGACGGAAACCCCGTTGACGAAACGGGTGTCGAATTCGCCGACATCAACATCGCAGGGATTGCGGTAACCGATGGGAGAGCAACGCTGAATGACGCTCCCGTAGTCCTGACCGAAACTGGGTCGGCCGCCTTCGGCACCTACCCGGCGGGGGAGGCTCTCGACCCGATCACCGTCAACTTCAGCGCAACTGAAAGCTGCATGCCCGCCCCCAAAGAGGCTGTAACAGCGCTGGCGCGGAATACCGCTGTCATCGTCACGGTCGGTGTCGTTGTCGCGGCAGGTGGCCTTGTGTTCTATGTCGCACGTCGGCGCGGAACGAAACGCGAACCAACCACAAAGTAG
- a CDS encoding hemin ABC transporter substrate-binding protein has translation MRTRFFATVVVLSSVLLAASGCASAASPESAAVTVTADPGAPLASLKTLSDAKDYSGLVRAALPSSGISAPAVAPAQALPTTVLSHDLSGDTPVTVTSTDRVIAMDISGSIAATIAGLGLLDSLVARDISTTFDEAAALPVITSSAHTVNSEAVLAMRPDLILTDGSIGPIDVVLQLRDAGIPVVFVETDASVEGVAELARQTAAALGAPAAGVVLGEQLKTEIDAKVAEIADFVPRGDRLRMMFLYLRGTSGVYYLFGQESGSDVLIDALGGVDVAAEIGLRGMRPMTDEAMVAANPDLILVMTSGLDSVGGVSGLLEARPAVALTEAGKNQRFVEMDDGEILSFGPRTVLVLDALARAIYAPSSGS, from the coding sequence ATGCGCACACGATTTTTCGCCACTGTTGTGGTGTTGTCTAGCGTGCTGCTTGCGGCGAGTGGATGCGCGTCCGCTGCCTCGCCAGAGAGCGCAGCGGTTACCGTCACGGCCGATCCGGGCGCTCCCCTTGCCTCGTTGAAGACGTTGAGCGATGCGAAGGATTACAGCGGACTTGTTCGCGCTGCCCTTCCGTCCTCTGGTATTTCCGCTCCGGCGGTTGCACCGGCGCAGGCGTTGCCGACGACGGTGCTGTCGCATGATCTCAGCGGCGATACTCCGGTGACGGTCACGTCAACGGACCGCGTGATTGCGATGGATATTTCTGGTTCGATCGCGGCGACGATCGCGGGTCTGGGTTTGCTCGATTCTTTGGTTGCACGCGACATTTCAACCACCTTTGATGAGGCTGCCGCGTTGCCGGTGATTACGTCGAGTGCTCATACCGTCAACAGCGAGGCGGTTTTGGCGATGCGGCCAGATCTGATCCTGACGGATGGGTCGATTGGTCCGATTGATGTGGTGTTGCAGTTGCGTGATGCAGGCATCCCGGTGGTCTTTGTTGAGACGGACGCGTCTGTAGAGGGCGTCGCTGAGTTGGCGCGCCAGACTGCTGCGGCGCTGGGTGCTCCGGCGGCTGGCGTTGTTCTCGGAGAGCAGCTGAAGACTGAGATTGATGCGAAGGTAGCGGAGATCGCCGACTTTGTGCCTCGCGGTGACCGCTTGCGCATGATGTTCCTTTACTTGCGGGGCACGTCGGGTGTCTATTACTTGTTCGGCCAGGAATCTGGCTCTGATGTTCTGATCGATGCCCTTGGTGGTGTGGATGTCGCGGCTGAAATTGGCCTCAGGGGCATGCGCCCGATGACGGATGAGGCGATGGTTGCCGCGAATCCTGATCTGATTTTAGTGATGACGAGTGGCCTGGATAGCGTCGGAGGCGTGAGCGGTTTGCTTGAGGCTCGCCCGGCGGTCGCACTCACTGAGGCAGGCAAGAATCAACGATTCGTTGAGATGGATGACGGTGAGATTTTGAGCTTCGGTCCACGCACGGTGTTGGTGCTCGATGCTCTCGCGAGGGCGATCTACGCGCCTAGTTCGGGCTCGTAA
- a CDS encoding DUF3263 domain-containing protein, translating to MSENETASHASTALPERSVQILNFEREWTRHVGAKEEAISSQFHISSARYYQMLNAVIDTPAAVKYDPMLVSRLRRNRDNRMRKNSTNAANHHNEELTN from the coding sequence GTGTCTGAAAACGAAACCGCGTCGCATGCCTCGACAGCGCTGCCCGAACGCTCCGTGCAGATCCTCAACTTCGAGCGCGAATGGACCCGACACGTCGGTGCCAAAGAAGAAGCCATCAGCTCCCAGTTTCACATCTCCAGCGCGCGCTACTATCAAATGCTCAACGCCGTGATCGATACCCCAGCAGCCGTAAAATACGACCCCATGCTGGTCTCACGACTGCGCCGCAACCGAGACAACCGGATGCGCAAAAACAGCACAAACGCGGCCAACCACCACAACGAAGAATTGACAAACTAA
- a CDS encoding LytR C-terminal domain-containing protein encodes MASYPKDRFDEQPDDVERIGAHRGPRRRGRGWIGFAWALLATGILVFGGLYALSQYLGDDLGIPIFATPEEPVDAPDPVETVAPVTDPAAIDPARAITIDVLNGSSETSAQTSAFDELSAAGWPMGSAAPASDRSIEETFIYYSNAADEDVASGLVSALGIGEIRLVEPEIFPAAALTIVLGSDYLTSGQ; translated from the coding sequence ATGGCGAGCTACCCGAAAGACCGATTCGATGAACAGCCCGACGACGTCGAACGCATCGGTGCACACCGCGGCCCCCGACGACGCGGTCGCGGCTGGATCGGATTCGCCTGGGCACTACTCGCCACCGGAATCCTCGTCTTCGGCGGACTCTACGCGCTTAGCCAATACCTCGGTGACGACCTCGGCATCCCCATCTTCGCCACCCCCGAAGAACCGGTAGACGCCCCCGACCCCGTCGAAACCGTCGCGCCCGTCACTGACCCCGCAGCCATCGACCCCGCCAGAGCCATCACCATCGACGTGCTCAACGGAAGCTCCGAAACGTCCGCGCAAACCAGCGCATTCGACGAACTCAGCGCCGCTGGTTGGCCCATGGGAAGCGCAGCACCCGCCTCAGACCGCAGCATCGAAGAGACCTTCATCTACTACAGCAACGCCGCAGACGAAGACGTAGCCTCCGGACTCGTGAGCGCCCTAGGGATCGGGGAAATCCGCCTCGTCGAACCCGAGATATTCCCCGCCGCCGCGCTCACCATCGTGCTCGGAAGCGACTACCTCACAAGCGGCCAATAA